The Stigmatella aurantiaca DW4/3-1 genome contains the following window.
GTACGCGCAAGGCGCCCATCGTCACGCGTGTCTTCGCGAGCGAGGCCCGGGCGGCCTACCTGCAATGGGGAGCCCGGGGCAAGGTCCAGCACCTGAACGTTCGTTGGCCGCACCTCGAAGCCACCTTGCGGGCTGACAGCAGCAGCACCAGCAGCACGGAGTCGACCCAGATTGACGCACTCACAGTGGTCAAGACCCAGCAGGTCATCTCTGGTGAAATCGTCCTGGAGCGGCTGGTGACCACGCTGTTACGGGCGGCCATCGAGAATGCAGGGGCGCAACGTGGAGCCCTGCCGTTGCCAGGGGGGATGCGCTCTCGGTTGTGGCCACTTCCAGCGCTTTGCCGGGCCCCCCGTCGTCTTGCCCGGGAAGGACTCGGAGCAGGCGCTGCCATGGACGATCCTCACCTATGTCCGGCGTACGCATGAGCCAGTGTTCATCGGCGATGCCTCCAAACCCCATCCGTTTTCGTCCGACGAGTACCTGGCGCGCAGCGGGGCGCGCTCCGTGCTGTGCCTGCCGCTGATGCGCCAGGAGCAGTTCTCCGGAGCGCTGTACCTGGAGAACAATCTGGCCACCAACGCCTTCAGCCCCGCGCGGCTGGCGTTGCTGGGACACATTGCCTCTCAGGCGGCCATCTCCATCGAAAATGCAAGACTCTACGCGGACGTGGAGCGCGCCCGGGAACTCACACAGGCCCATGCCCGGCTGGTGGACACTGCCCGCGCGGTCGGCATGGCCGAGGGGGCCTCCAATGTGCTGCACAACGTGGGCAATGTGCTCACCAGCGCCGTCATCAACCTCGAGATGATGCACCATGCGGTGGGCTCCTCGCGTTTCGGCCGGCTCAAGCAGGCCACCGCCCTGATTTTGAAGCACCGTGAGGGGCTGGCGGAATTCCTGGCGCCGGGAGCGCGTGGTGGCAACCTGCCGAGCTACCTGGCCGCGCTGGCCGAAGAGCTGATCGGCGAGCAGACGCGCTTGGTGGAAGACATCGATGCGATGAGTCGGCACATCGAGCATATCCGTGCCATTGTGCAGGTTCAGCAGACGTATGCCAGAACGTCGCTGATGACGGAGGAATGCGATCTGGCTCAGCTCATCGACGATGCCCTGCGCATCCAGATGGCGGCGCTCAAGCGTCATGGGGTGGTCCTCCGGTGCGAGATCGCTCCGGTTCCCATGCTGAAGGTGGACAAGCACAAGGTGCTACAGATCCTCATCAACCTCATCAGCAACGCGAAGCACGCCCTGGATGGAGTCCCCGAAGGAAAGCGCAACCTGTGTGTGCGGTTGGTGGGAGAGGGCAAGCGGGTGCGCATCCAGGTGGTGGACGATGGAATGGGCATCGCGCCGGAGGTCCGGGAGAAGCTCTTCACGCATGGCTTCACCACGCGCCCTGAAGGCCACGGCTTCGGCTTGCATTCGAGCGCGCTGGCGGCGCAGATGCTGGGAGGTCGCCTCACGCTGGAGAGCCAGGGCACGGGGAAGGGCGCCGTGGCGACACTGGAGTTTCCTTTGCCTTGAGGTCGAGGCCGCTCCCCCGAGGCGGCTCATCCGCCCCTCCACCATGTCACCGGCTTGGCGTTTAAAGCGATTTATTATCGAATTTCGATGAGTGAGAAGGGACTGCGATCCGCGCCCGGTGCAAAAAGGAACGATTCTTTGCATAGCTTGGCGGTGCCCTGCCTCTTTAGCAGGGCACTGACTTGGCTTGGGCCTCACAGCGCCCTCTTTGGCAAGCAAGACCAATAAAAGAATTGCTCTTGAAGTCAAAGCCAGAGTAACCAGGCCAACCAGCATCCCTCCGCAGCGGTGAACTTCTCTTTTCGGTCCAAATGAGAAGCTTGCGCGACGGGTCTTTCAAACCAAGGAAATGCAGACAATCCATTATGGGTATGAATTGCGAGAAGAGTTGGAGGACAGGCGGCGTAATCAGGGCGCTTTCCCTCGTCATGCTGGCGGCATGCGGAGATATGGCGCAGAGCGCGGGGTCAACTTCCGTGGGGCAGCATTCCCCGGTGAAGACGGAGGAGGCCTGCATTGAGGTGGACCTGGGCGGGTACAACCTGTTCCTGCTGGAGGACTACAGCGGGGGCCACGATGTGATGGGCAAGGTGGCGGCGGGAGGAGACATTCACCTGACGGACTTCGCGGTGGGTGCTGGGTTGAGCGGGGACATCTCCAACACGCTGGTGGCCGGTGGAAACCTGGCGCTCTCGCGAGGAGGAGTGTGGGGAGATGCCCGGTACGCGGGCAGCTACAGCGCGGACCAGACGGTGGTCTTCCCCCGTGGCTCGGCCGCACAGGGCACGCCCATCGACTTCGCCGAGCGTGGCGCCAAGCTGAGGCAGCTCTCTGCCCAGTTGGCGGGGCTGACGGTGAACGGCACCACGGTGCGCGAGAACTGGGGAGGCCTCTTCCTGCGTGGCACAGCGCCGGACACCAACGTCTTCGAGGTGAACGCCAGTGCCATCACCGGGGCGAAGCTCTTGTCCATCGAAGCTCCGGCCAACTCGTTGGCGGTGGTGAACATCCGTGGAGCCTCGGCCACGTTCACCGGCTTTGGCCAGACGTTCAGCGGGGGCATCGACCAGCAGGGGGTGCTGTTCAACTTCGTGGATGCCACCGGCATCGAGGCGCATGGCTACGGCTTCTGGGGCACGGTGTTGGCTCCCTTCGCCGACGTCACCTTCAATGATGGAAGCTGGGATGGAGGCATCTACGCCAAGTCCCTGACGGGCAATGCCGAGGGCCACATCAACCCTCTGAAGGACCACGACATCTGCCTGTAGGCGCGCGGTTGTGAGGACAAGGAGCCCCCTGTCCCGAGTGGAGACGGGGGCTCCTTCAGGACAGGGTGGGTTAGAGCACCCGGCGTGAGGGGACCAGCGCGTTGGCGAAGAGCAGGCCGACGGCGATAGCGACCGCCACCAGGAGCATGGAGAAAGCGGTGCCTACCCCCGTCACCACATCCCGCGCCAGCAGGGACTCCAGGCTCCGAAAGCCCAGGCTTCCCGGGACCAGCAACATCATTCCTGGGACGAGGGTGACGACTGCAGGGCGGTTTCGAAGCCGGGCCATCGCGTTGCTGGCCATGCCGAGCAGGAGCGCTCCGACAAAGGCTCCCAGCTCCGTGCCCAGGCCGTGGGCTCCCAATCGGGCGCCTCCAAAGGCGAGGGCCCCCGCTGTCACGATCCATCCGATGTCCTCCGGGCGCGCCCGGAAGAGGACGGTCACCGCGAGCGCCACCACCACCAAGGCGCCCACCACCGTCCAGAAGGGGAGGGGGGAGGGGGAAAGCGGGGGAAGCGGTTCAGGCAACAGTCCGGCCAGTCTGCCTCCCAGGGCCACGCCAAAGGTGAGCTGTAAGAAGACAAGCACCGCGCCCGTCAGCCGGGAGGTGCCTGAGATGAGGTTGCGCGTGGCCAGCTCATTGATGGCCACGGTGAGTCCCAAGCCCGGCAACAGGACGATGAGGCCCGAGAGGGTGGCCACCTGGACGGACAGGGGCCCAAAGATGCTCGCTGCCGCCACGGCCAGGACCGAGGACAGGAGCGCGGCGGCTGATTCCAGCACGCGGGCTGCACGGGAGCCGCGGCGCAGCACCTGGTCGAGCACTCCAATGGAGAGGCTGCTCAGCCCGGCGACGCACATCTCCCGAGGTCCTCCGCCGAACAACCTCGCGGCAGCACCGGCTGCCAGTGTCCAGCAGAGCAGGGTGACGAGGAGCCCATAACGCGGGGGGGCTTGGAGAATGGCCTCCACCCGCTGGGTTCCCAGCTCCGGTGAGAGCTTGTCGTGAATGACCTCGTAGGTGAGCGCATCCAGCAGCGTCAGCCGCTCCAGATCTATCTCCCCGGGCTCCACGCGAATGAGACTCGTCTGGAGCAACTCGGGAGTACCGAACGAGGCGAAGATGGACGTGGGGGTGGAGAAGAAACGCGCCTCCACGCCGAAGCGTTCCGACACCTGGCGAAGCTGCTCCTCCAGCCGGTGGGCGGGGGTTCCATACTGGTGGAGGGCTTTTCCCAGCCGCAGGATGAATGCCACCACGGGGCCTGGGGGCGTCTGGCGGAATGCAGGGGGAAACTCGGGGGGCATCACGCGCGGCACATGGCAGAGCCCCTGGAGCGAGTCAATCAACGGCGCTCCCTCCTGGAGGGTTCCGTACGGCCAGTACCGGCTGGGCTGCGTGCGGCGGAGGTGATCGCCGCACGCATGAAGGCCGCCTCTCCCTGGGAGACGGTGAAGCGGATATCCTGCGTGGTGAGGCGCGACCGGTGGTTCTGGAGACACACATGCAAGGCGAGATCGAATTCTGGTTCGACTTCGCGAGCACCTACTCCTACGTGGCGGCGATGCGCATCGAGGAGGCCTCGGCGAGGGTAGGGGCGCGGGTGCTCTGGCGTCCGTTTCTGCTGGGACCCATCTTCGAAGCGCAACAGGGGATCAAGGATTCGCCGTTCAATGTGAACCCGGCACGGGGCCTCTATATGTGGAGGGACCTTGAACGGCTCTGCGCGAAGTACCGGCTGCCCTGGCGGCGGCCATCCGTGTTCCCCCAGAACAGTACGCTCGCGTCCCGGATCGCAGCCGTGGCCACCGAGGAGTCATGGGGGCCAGATTACGTGCGCGCCGTCTTTCGCGCGAACTTCGCCGAGGCGCGGGACATTGCCGCTCGGAGGGTCGTTGAATCGCTGCTCGCCCAGGTGGGAGCAGATCCCCAGGCAGTGTTTGCCCGGGCGGAGCTATCGGAGAACAAGCCGCGCCTTCGGGAGTTGACCACGCAAGCAGTGCGGCTCGGCATCTTCGGCGCGCCCAACTTCATCGTGAACGGCGAGCTGTTCTTTGGGCAAGATCGGCTGGAAGACGCGCTCGCGCTTCTCTCGGAGTGACGAGGCGGGTCGGCCGGGAGTCCGACAAGCGGTCAGAGGCCGCGCACGGAGTGGGGTTGATAGGGCGCCTCCAAGGATTTGAGTTCCTCCGGGGTTAGCTTTATCTCCACCGCGCCGATGGCGGCCTCCAAGTGCTCCAGCTTCGTCGCACCGATGATGGGGGCCACCACGGCGGGCTTGGACAGAAGCCACGCGAGCGACACGGCGGCAGGCGTGTCGCCGCGGGCCGACGCGACCTTCCGCACCATCTCCACCACGTCCCAGTCATGAGGGTTGTCGTAGAGCGTTGCCGCGAAGGCATCCGAGCCTGCGCGCGTGGTCGTTTGCTTGTCGTCCAAGGATTTACGGGTGCCCGCGAGTAACCCGCGTGCGAGCGGGGACCAGGGGATCACCCCGATGCCTTCCTCTTCACACAGGGGCATCATCTCTCGCTCCTCCTCTCGATAGAGGAGGTTGTAGTGGTTCTGCATGGACACGAAGCGTGCCCAGCCGTGGCGCTCGGACAGGCTCAGGGCCTTGGCGAACTTCCACGCGGCAGAAGAGCTCGCGCCGATGTAGCGCACCTTGCCCTGCCGCACGAGCAGGTCCAGTGCCGCCAACGTCTCCTCGAGAGGGGTGTTCGGATCCATGCGATGAAGCTGGTACAGATCGATCGTCTCCACCCCCAGCCGCTTGAGGCTTGCCTCGCACCCCTGCACGATGTGCTTGCGCGACAAGCCGCTCATGTTGGGCCGGTCACTCATGGGGTTGAAGACCTTGGTGGCAATGACCACCTCCTCCAGCCGCGCATACTGGCGAAGGGCGCGACCGGTGACCTCCTCGCTCATTCCGAGCGAGTACATGTCCGCCGTGTCGAAGAAGTTGATACCCGCTTCCACGGCTCGCCGGAAGAACGGCTGCGAGGCCTCTTCGTCGAGCACCCAGGGGCGCCACTTGGAACTGCCATAGCTCATGCATCCCAGGCAGATGCGGGACACCTTCAGGCCGGTATGTCCGAGATTCACGTAGTGCACGGGCCCCATTCCTCCCGGGCTTCCCCCCTGGACACAAGAGGGAAGCGGCTGATTGCACGGTGATGGACGCTTGGCCGCCACCGGTCTGCCGGTCAGCGGTGGTGGCCGACGCCGGGGACGGGGACGTGCGCTGGCGCGGGAAGTGGCTGCAACGTGGCACGTGGATGACGCAATGCAGTGCATGAGTAATGCGGCGCGTCGACAAGACAATATGATTTCAGTGTCTTGACCGCAAACCCGGAAGGAGTTCACATGGGCGGGCTTCAGACCGCTGATGTTCGACTCGCGGCCTCGTCCCCACCCCCCTGAGGAGTCCTGCCCATGCGACAAGAAAAAACGGAGAACGGTCTGGCCTGTCCCGAAATGTTAGCGCTCACATCCGAGGAGGGAACTCAGTGGATGCGGCCCCGGGAAAGGGCGCCTGGCGTATCGCTCCTGGCGTTCTGCATGACGGCCTTGGTGACGCTCACGCTCCATTCGGCGCCAGCCTCTGCCGCCACCAACGTGTACACCATGAGCGCATTCACGAACTCCAGTGAATCGAACATGTATGTGTACCAGTCGTATAACGGAACCCATTACGGGCTGATGAAAGGGCCCGCCTATACGCCTCCGTCGGGGTTGATCCGCGACCCCAGCATCCTCAAGCACACCGACGGGCTGTATTACGTGACCTACACCACGAACTGGGAAGGCAATACGATTGGTTTCGCGACGAGCTCTGACCGCGTGAACTGGACCTTTCTTCAGAACGTGACGCTCCCGGTCGCGAACCTGCAGAACACCTGGGCACCCGAGTGGTTCAAGGACAGCGACGGCAGCGTCAACATCATCGTCTCGCTGCGCACCACCGGTACTTCCAACTTCACCCCCCATGTCATCAAGGCGCGCAACAGCGCACTGACCTCATGGTCGAGTCCTGTTCCCCTCTCTGGATTGGGTCCCAATTACATCGACACCTTCATCGTCAAGCTTGGGAGCACCTACCATGCGTTCACCAAGAATGAGACGAGCAAGTACATCGAGTACGCGACGTCTTCCAGCCTGACCGGACCCTACACCTTCAAAGGTACTGGGGATTGGGCTGGCTGGGGGAACTGGCTGGAGGGTCCGGCCCTGGTCCAGGTGGACAATGGCTCGTGGCGGATCTTCTTCGACGGATACACGGTCTCAAAATACTACTACAGCGATTCGTCTAACACCTTCGCTTCCTGGTCGGCCAAGAAGGAGCTTCCTTCGCTCACGGGGTTCGTCCGGCATCTGACCGTGCTGAAAGAAACGGGACAGGCCGGTGACATCCGGCGGCTCCAGTCATTCAACTTCCAGACCTACTTCGTCCGCCATTACAACTATCAGGCCCGCCTGGATCAGAATGTCTCCCCGGCCGAGGATTCGCAGTTCCGCATCGTTCCCGGACTGGCCGATGGCAGTGCCGTGTCGTTCGAGGCGGTCAATCTTCCTGGCTACTTCCTGAGGCATAACGACAACGTGCTGGTGCTGGCGAAGAATGACGGCACGAGTCTGTTCAAGCAGGACGCCACCTTCCTGGATGTCGCGGGACTGGCGAACTCGAGCTGGACTTCCTATCAGGCGTACAACGTCCCGGGTTCGTATATCCGCCACTACAACTACACGCTTCGTATCGAGCCCATCACCACCTCGATCTCGCAGTCGGACGCGACGTTCCGGGAGATCAGCCCATGATCCAGGAAGCAAAGAGAGGGTACCCGATGGCGAGACACTTGGCGGCGGTGATCATGGCTTTGCAGCTTGCGGCGTCAACCGCTCTGGCTGCACCCCCGCAGTATGCGAACTCCCTGATACTCCAGCGGGCCGATGCTCACATTTACAAGCACACGGATGGCTACTACTACTTCACGGCGTCTGTTCCGGAGTACGACCGGATCATCTTGAGGCGCGCGACGTCGATTCAAGGCCTGGCCTCCGCGGCGGAGACGGTCATCTGGCGAAAGCATGCCTCTGGCGAGATGGGAGCGCACATCTGGGCGCCGGAGATCCACTTCATCGGGGGCAAGTGGTACATCTATTTCGCGGCGGGAGCCTCCAACGATATCTGGAGGATCCGCATGTATGCCCTCGAGAGCAGCAGTGCCAATCCGCTGACTGGCGCTTGGACCGAGAAGGGTCGCATCTCTTCGGGGCTGGATTCATTCTCGCTCGATGCCACCACATTCGAGCACAACGGCCAGCGGTACATGCTCTGGGCCCAATCGAACCCGGACAGCAATGTGTACATCGCGAAAATGAGCAGTCCGACTACGCTGTCGGGAGCCGCCGTGTTGCTGACGAAGCCCGAGTACACCTGGGAGACCCAGGGCTACCGGGTCAACGAGGGGCCCGCGGTTCTCAAGAAGAACGGGAAGATCTTCGTCACCTACTCCGCCAGCAAGACCGATGACCGCTACTGCTTGGGGATGCTGACGGCCTCTGAGAGCAGCGATCTGCTGAATCCGGCTTCCTGGAAGAAGTCAGCAGTCCCGGTGCTCGTCAGCAATGTGAACACGAGTCAATACGGACCGGGTCACAACTCTTTCACCGTGTCCGAGGATGGGCAGAGCGATCTTCTGGTCTACCATGCCCGGAACTACAAAGCGATCAGCGGAGATCCGCTGTACGACCCGAACCGCCATACCCGCGTGCAGAAGATTTACTGGAACGAGGATGGAACGCCCAACTTCGGGATTCCGTTGGCGGATGGCGCCACGCCTTTCCGGTTCAAGTCGTACAACCAGCCGTCCCATGTGATTCGACACTGGGAGTTCCGGGGGAAGCTTGAGACGAATGTGACCAATCTGGCCGATTCGCAGTTCAGGCTCGTACCGGGCCTTGCCGCCTCTGGCGCAGTCTCGTTCGAGTCGGCGAACTACCCAGGCTACTACCTGCGTCACAAGAACTTCGAGGTCTGGGTGGAGAAGAGTGATGGGTCCACCTCGTTCAAGAACGATGCGTCGTTCTACCAGCGCGCGGGATTGGCGGACAGCGGGGGATTGTCGTTCGAGTCGTACAACTATCCCGGCCGGTATCTTCGCCACTCCAACTTCCTGCTCTATGTCCAGGCGGTGTCCACTGCCACGGACCGTGCCGACGCGACCTTCATCGCCGATTGAACTCCGTTGCTGAAGGGGGGCTGCGCAGGGGCTGTCCTGGAGACAGTCCCTGGTGATGTTCTCTCGGCACTCATTGAACCGCTTGACCAGACCGATCTCCATGCTCGTGCTCGTTCTGGGTTGATGTATGCGCATGTGGTAGTGGACCGCTGCACAAGTGCTTGGGTGAGGAGCCGGAGGTCCTCCTGGTGGTTCAGGCGTGAAGGGAGAGCGCCACAGAGTAAAAAGGATCGAGCGTGTAACCGCTTTGGCCGTCGTGCGTAGAGCGTTTATCCACCGCGCGGCCCGTGCCGCAGGGAATCCGACATGTTCGTCCGCTCCACCCTCTTGATTCTCGCCGCCCTGCTTCCGCTGGCCGCCAACGCCCAAGCCGTGCCCGCTGCGTCGGCCCAGAC
Protein-coding sequences here:
- a CDS encoding choice-of-anchor A family protein; this encodes MGQHSPVKTEEACIEVDLGGYNLFLLEDYSGGHDVMGKVAAGGDIHLTDFAVGAGLSGDISNTLVAGGNLALSRGGVWGDARYAGSYSADQTVVFPRGSAAQGTPIDFAERGAKLRQLSAQLAGLTVNGTTVRENWGGLFLRGTAPDTNVFEVNASAITGAKLLSIEAPANSLAVVNIRGASATFTGFGQTFSGGIDQQGVLFNFVDATGIEAHGYGFWGTVLAPFADVTFNDGSWDGGIYAKSLTGNAEGHINPLKDHDICL
- a CDS encoding threonine/serine ThrE exporter family protein, whose product is MPPEFPPAFRQTPPGPVVAFILRLGKALHQYGTPAHRLEEQLRQVSERFGVEARFFSTPTSIFASFGTPELLQTSLIRVEPGEIDLERLTLLDALTYEVIHDKLSPELGTQRVEAILQAPPRYGLLVTLLCWTLAAGAAARLFGGGPREMCVAGLSSLSIGVLDQVLRRGSRAARVLESAAALLSSVLAVAAASIFGPLSVQVATLSGLIVLLPGLGLTVAINELATRNLISGTSRLTGAVLVFLQLTFGVALGGRLAGLLPEPLPPLSPSPLPFWTVVGALVVVALAVTVLFRARPEDIGWIVTAGALAFGGARLGAHGLGTELGAFVGALLLGMASNAMARLRNRPAVVTLVPGMMLLVPGSLGFRSLESLLARDVVTGVGTAFSMLLVAVAIAVGLLFANALVPSRRVL
- a CDS encoding 2-hydroxychromene-2-carboxylate isomerase, with the protein product MQGEIEFWFDFASTYSYVAAMRIEEASARVGARVLWRPFLLGPIFEAQQGIKDSPFNVNPARGLYMWRDLERLCAKYRLPWRRPSVFPQNSTLASRIAAVATEESWGPDYVRAVFRANFAEARDIAARRVVESLLAQVGADPQAVFARAELSENKPRLRELTTQAVRLGIFGAPNFIVNGELFFGQDRLEDALALLSE
- a CDS encoding aldo/keto reductase, which gives rise to MHYVNLGHTGLKVSRICLGCMSYGSSKWRPWVLDEEASQPFFRRAVEAGINFFDTADMYSLGMSEEVTGRALRQYARLEEVVIATKVFNPMSDRPNMSGLSRKHIVQGCEASLKRLGVETIDLYQLHRMDPNTPLEETLAALDLLVRQGKVRYIGASSSAAWKFAKALSLSERHGWARFVSMQNHYNLLYREEEREMMPLCEEEGIGVIPWSPLARGLLAGTRKSLDDKQTTTRAGSDAFAATLYDNPHDWDVVEMVRKVASARGDTPAAVSLAWLLSKPAVVAPIIGATKLEHLEAAIGAVEIKLTPEELKSLEAPYQPHSVRGL
- a CDS encoding glycoside hydrolase family 43 protein, whose product is MRPRERAPGVSLLAFCMTALVTLTLHSAPASAATNVYTMSAFTNSSESNMYVYQSYNGTHYGLMKGPAYTPPSGLIRDPSILKHTDGLYYVTYTTNWEGNTIGFATSSDRVNWTFLQNVTLPVANLQNTWAPEWFKDSDGSVNIIVSLRTTGTSNFTPHVIKARNSALTSWSSPVPLSGLGPNYIDTFIVKLGSTYHAFTKNETSKYIEYATSSSLTGPYTFKGTGDWAGWGNWLEGPALVQVDNGSWRIFFDGYTVSKYYYSDSSNTFASWSAKKELPSLTGFVRHLTVLKETGQAGDIRRLQSFNFQTYFVRHYNYQARLDQNVSPAEDSQFRIVPGLADGSAVSFEAVNLPGYFLRHNDNVLVLAKNDGTSLFKQDATFLDVAGLANSSWTSYQAYNVPGSYIRHYNYTLRIEPITTSISQSDATFREISP
- a CDS encoding family 43 glycosylhydrolase → MARHLAAVIMALQLAASTALAAPPQYANSLILQRADAHIYKHTDGYYYFTASVPEYDRIILRRATSIQGLASAAETVIWRKHASGEMGAHIWAPEIHFIGGKWYIYFAAGASNDIWRIRMYALESSSANPLTGAWTEKGRISSGLDSFSLDATTFEHNGQRYMLWAQSNPDSNVYIAKMSSPTTLSGAAVLLTKPEYTWETQGYRVNEGPAVLKKNGKIFVTYSASKTDDRYCLGMLTASESSDLLNPASWKKSAVPVLVSNVNTSQYGPGHNSFTVSEDGQSDLLVYHARNYKAISGDPLYDPNRHTRVQKIYWNEDGTPNFGIPLADGATPFRFKSYNQPSHVIRHWEFRGKLETNVTNLADSQFRLVPGLAASGAVSFESANYPGYYLRHKNFEVWVEKSDGSTSFKNDASFYQRAGLADSGGLSFESYNYPGRYLRHSNFLLYVQAVSTATDRADATFIAD